CACGACCTCCATCCATCTGTGATGGGCTCATTGGGCCATAagcattaattgagcacctattatgtcgGGGAGCAGAGGAAACAAAGATGAGAGACATAGCCTCCGTCCTCCAGGAGCTCCAGTCTGGTTGGAGGGGTTCAGAAAAACCCAGATATTATATATCACTCAAGGTAAAGCTTGGAAAATTGCAGCCCCGTAAAGTGCTATGCGGGTTTGGAGGAGGGAGCGAGCCCTTGGAGCCGGGGAGGAGTCAGCCAGGAGACACTTCCGTCCCCAGTAGCCCTTGGACCCCGAGGAGCCTAGATGGGGATCAGCCACCTGGGGACAGCAGGTGGAGCATTCCACAGAGGTCCCAGCCTGCGCAAGCACCTGGAAACAGGAAAGGACATGTGCGTGCAGACCTAGGCCTGGAACAAGAGGACCGGGTGGCTTCAGCTGGCCCTTTGCTCGAGAGGGATCCAGGGAGCCCCTTCTTGGTCCCGGGCACTGCTTTGGGCACAGGGATGCAACTGAATCCAAGATAGTCATGCGTCCTGCCCACGAGGACCTCCCAGCCTAGTTGGGGAGAGTGACGTATGCCAGAGAGCACAGGTCCCAAACTCCTCGACAGGCCCTCTCCCGGGGTGGTGAAGGGCTCTGGCGTTTTAAGGAGTAGAGCCATGTGGACAGAAGGATCAACACTACCCTTTAGGCCACCCCGGCTGCAGCACGGACAGTGTGTCAGAGCAGGTGGGACTCAGGCAGGAGGCCCGGTGGGTGGCAATGGCAGAGGGAACCTGCCACGCCACGGTCCCCAAACCCCCACCCCTGACACCCGCCACTTCGGCCCCAACACCATCCCCCAGGCGCCTCCTGGCCGCGGCTTTTCCTCCGATCTCAATCCATCCTTGGAAGAGACAGCTGCCAACTTGGTCGGGAAGGTTTCGAAGGTCCAGGAGCAAGGTGGAGGGTGGGGCTAGGTTGAGACCCTCCCAGGCTGGTGCAGGGGGTTAGATACTGAGGGATGTCAGCAGTCCCATGGGACTTGCAGCGCTCAAGATGCTGAGGAACGGGGCAGGGGGCGAGGGACGGCCGGGCGGACTCCTCCTAGCACGTAGGGGTCTGGCCTCTGCAGTGGGGCCGCCAGTAGTGACGCAGGTGTCTCTTGTAAGTCTCCAGGTTCCGCTTCAGGCAGAAGGCAACCTCCTTGTCGCAGGCACACAGCTGCTGCTCACACCAGCTGCCCTTGTCAGCTGTGGGGTGAAGGAGACGGGAGCTCAGTGTCTGTCCCTTCCCGAGGCAGAGGCGGGCGTGGGTCTAGGGTCCCTGTGGGGAGTTTCTGGAGGCCGCGCAGGGGTCGCTCAGCTTTAGAGTCCCATTCCCAGCTGCTTCCTAggggtgtgaccttgggcacaaaCCGTGACCTCCCTGAGCTCTGTCACTCCATTAGTTACTCATTCATCCCTTTCATAAGCGATTGAGCGCCCATCCCGTGGCAGGGCCCTGGAGGGACAGGACTGACCAGAATGGACACAAGGGGTTCAcactcctgggggagggggcgggcagcaGGTATTAGAGGACCACAGAAAGGAATAATACACACTGTTCCTCTCGGAAGTAAGAAATGCTGCAGGGGCTCCAAGATGGCAAAGTAGGGGGATCGGACTCAGTGTCAGGAGTCATTTGAGCTGAGATCGGAAGGGTCTGCTCCCCTGTGGAAAGCCAGGGTGGAAGGtggcggagggtgggggggtggggcgtgtCCCAGGCCGATGGAACTGAACCCGCCAAGACAGAGGCCAAAGGGACCTTGGCGCACCAGTGTCATTATCTGTGCGTGGGGGTGAGGGTAGGAGCTGCCTTGGGGCTGCTGGGAGTATTAGAGAAGGCAGAGCACTCaggacacagtaggtgctcaataaatgttggctatgattgttgttgttattattaagaCTTTAATGAGCGGGGACTCTGGTGTGATGAGCCCATGTGATTCCCAGCTCAGAGCGGCCGCCTCCCTCCAGGCGTGGAcccaagggtgggggtggggggacctgaGGCCTAGCCCAGGCTCTGTCACCTGCAGCAGGGTGACCCTGGGCCAGCACCTCTTCGCTCTGGTCTCACTTTCCTTgtgtgtaaaatggagatcatcaGGGTGGCGCAGCTCCTGGCCGGGTTGCTCCGTTAACTCGCGATAACAACGTCAGTTGTAACAATGACATCAGGAGTCCGCGTGATTTATCACGCACGCGCTGGGCAGCAGGCATGTGCGAGACTCATTCTCACACAAACAGACTCATTCTGTCTGCTCTCATTTTAGTTCTTGAGTTAAGTTTAGGGGGTAGCACACTGTTATCCGGAGTTTACAGAGGCGAATACTGACGTTCAGAGAGGTCACGCAatgtgttcaaggtcacacagctggttgaTAGAGGCTCTGGGATCCCAGCTGAGACCTGCCAGCCTTCCAAATCCTAAAGGGGTCAAAGCCCTCATTGGACCTCTCCATACTCCCACCCCCGTTCCCCCACAGCCCAGCTACTATCACTGGACacatgagaaaaacagagagggcgAGCAGCTTGTGCCTTGTCACACAGCACACGAAGGCAGTTAAGTGCCAGAACTCCCTTCCTCAGCCTCTGACTACAGCCCCGAGGCCCCGGGCACTCACAGCACTGGATGTCCCCCTGGGAAAAGGTGTAGTCATAGTTGTCTGTGTGGATACGGCATCGGTGCTGCCTCAGGTGAGCATAGCAACAGTCATGGTTCTGACAGCACCtggagggagaggacagggaaCGGGACAGGCAGGGAACACAGCTGCCCCAAGAGTAGAAACCGAGTGCCCACCCGGGAAGAGTCAAGGCCTGCGGGGCTCCAGTCTTTATGACCACACAAGCTGACACTTAGTGGGTGCTTTCTAGGCACCAGGCATTTGTTTTATCCATGAATATTCTCTTAATCTCCGCCACCACCCTACGACAGAGGCACTGGTAcaatgcccatttcacagatgaggaatcaGACTCAGGGAGGTCAAGccacatgcccaaggtcacacagcctgtaagTGGTGGGTCAGGGAAGTGACCCCCGGCCTGGATGGCTCTGGTCTCTCCTAGTTGATTCCTGGGGTTGTAGTGAAGCTTGAAGGAGATAATGGCAAAAAGAggtaggcattaaaaaaaaacaaataaaccaaaccaGCAGGGAGCGTGTGTGGGTGTTATCACTAGATCAGGGCTTGGAAGTGCAAGGGGGGCCTTCAGAGACTCTGCAGAACCAGCTAGACGGCAAGGTCCAGGAAGACTGGAGCCGTACCCGGCCTCAGCAGGGCTCCCAGCGCACGGCATAAAACGAAGTCGAGGAATGAATGTGTgagggagcaggaaaggggagagtcccggggtgggggcaggacagGATTGCCACCCGCAGTCCTGTCTGGGAAGGGATTACCAGTCCGAGGCATCTTTGGGTTGGCCTTTGCCACCAGGTCCGCAGTGGCAGCCATAGGGCCAATAGGAGAAGATGGGTGTTTTTCTGGTCACTTGTTTGATCATCTTGTTCAGGTTCAAGATCCCGCCCTGGGTTG
This Lynx canadensis isolate LIC74 chromosome C1, mLynCan4.pri.v2, whole genome shotgun sequence DNA region includes the following protein-coding sequences:
- the PLA2G2D gene encoding group IID secretory phospholipase A2 — protein: MKLALLCTLLVFAGVIPTQGGILNLNKMIKQVTRKTPIFSYWPYGCHCGPGGKGQPKDASDWCCQNHDCCYAHLRQHRCRIHTDNYDYTFSQGDIQCSDKGSWCEQQLCACDKEVAFCLKRNLETYKRHLRHYWRPHCRGQTPTC